The bacterium genomic sequence GCCTTCCGCGGCCTCGCGGAGTCCTGCCTCCACGGGCGAGATGAACTCGCGGGGAATCGCGCCGCCGGTGATCTTGTTGACAAACTCGATCCCCGACCCTCGCGGCAGCGGCTCGACCTCGAGGAACACGTGCCCGTACTGCCCGCGTCCCCCGGTCTGCCGGATGTACCGGCCCTCCGCCTCAGCCGCCTTCCGGATCGTCTCGCGATAAGCCACCTGCGGGCGTCCGACGTTGGCCTCCACCTTGAACTCCCGGAGGAGGCGGTCGGTGATGATCTCGAGGTGGAGCTCCCCCATCCCCGAGATGATCGTCTGCGCCGTCTCGCTGTCGAACCGGATCTTGAACGTCGGATCTTCCTCCGCCAGCTTGGCGAGCGCGGCGCCGAGCTTCTCCTCGTCGGCCCGGGTCTTGGGCTCGACGGCGACGGAGATGACGGGCTCGGGGAACTTGATCGACTCGAGGATCACGGGGTGGGCTTCATCGCACAAGGTATCGCCGGTCGTGGTGGCCTTGAGCCCGACGGCCGCCACCACATTGCCGGCGAGGACTTCCGGGATATCTTCCCGGTGGTTGGCGTGCATCTGGAGGATGCGGCTGACCCGCTCCTTCGTGTCACGCGTGGCGTTGTAGACGTAGGAGCCGGCCCGCAGGGTCCCGGAGTACACCCGGAAGTAGGTCAGCTTGCCGACAAAGGGGTCCGTCACGATCTTGAACGCCAGGGCACAGAACGGCCCGGCGGGGTCGGCATCGCGGCGCTCCATCTTTTCGGTCTTGGGATTCTTGCCCTCCATGGGCGGGATGTCGACCGGCGAGGGGAGGTAGTCCACGACCGCGTCCAGGAGCGGCTGGACGCCCTTATTCCGGAACGAGGTCCCGCAGAGGACCGGGATGATCTTCGCCGTGATCGTGCCCGCACGTAACGCGGCGCGGATCTCGTCCTCTGCGAGGGCCTTCCCCTCGAGGTACTTTTCGGTCAAGGCGTCGTCCATCTCGGCGGCCGCCTCGACGAGCTTCTCCCGGTACTGCTCGGCCTGGGCGCGGAGCGGATCCGGGATCTCGGTCACATCGCTCCGGGTGCCGAGGTCGTCGGTATAGATGATCGACTTCATCCGGATGAGATCGATGACGCCTTCAAACCCGTCCTCGACCCCGATCGGGAGCTGCAGGGGGACGGCGGGGGCCTCCAGACGGTCCCGCATCATGCTGAGCGTCCGGAAGAAATCCGCCCCGGTGCGGTCCATCTTATTAATGAAGGCGATGCGGGGCACGCTGTACCGGTCGGCCTGCCGCCAGACCGTCTCCGACTGAGGCTGCACGCCTTCCACCGCGCTCAGGATGACCACCGCGCCGTCGAGGACGCGGAGCGACCGCTCCACCTCGGCGGTGAAGTCCACGTGGCCGGGGGTATCAATGATATTGATCGTATGATGGCGCCACTGACAGGTCGTCGCGGCGGAGGTGATGGTGATCCCCCGCTCCCGTTCCTGCACCATCCAGTCCATCGTCGCCGAGCCTTCATCCACCTCCCCCAGCCGATGGGTCCGGCCGGTGTAGAAGAGAATGCGCTCGGTCGTCGTCGTCTTGCCCGCATCGATGTGGGCGACGATTCCGATGTTCCGAATCGTGTTGAGGGGGGCGCGTGCGCTCATCGTCGGCTGCTTCGTCTCCAGCTGCGTTGCCATGGATCCTCCAGCGAATGGCTCATGATGCGGTCGACCTACCAGCGATAGTGCGCGAAGGCCTTGTTGGCCTCGGCCATCTTGTGCGTGTCTTCCCGGCGCTTCACCGCCGCGCCGGCGCTGTTGCTCGCATCCAGAATCTCTGCGGCAAGCTTGTCCCGCATCGTGCGCCCGGAGCGCGCGCGGGCGTAC encodes the following:
- the fusA gene encoding elongation factor G, whose product is MSARAPLNTIRNIGIVAHIDAGKTTTTERILFYTGRTHRLGEVDEGSATMDWMVQERERGITITSAATTCQWRHHTINIIDTPGHVDFTAEVERSLRVLDGAVVILSAVEGVQPQSETVWRQADRYSVPRIAFINKMDRTGADFFRTLSMMRDRLEAPAVPLQLPIGVEDGFEGVIDLIRMKSIIYTDDLGTRSDVTEIPDPLRAQAEQYREKLVEAAAEMDDALTEKYLEGKALAEDEIRAALRAGTITAKIIPVLCGTSFRNKGVQPLLDAVVDYLPSPVDIPPMEGKNPKTEKMERRDADPAGPFCALAFKIVTDPFVGKLTYFRVYSGTLRAGSYVYNATRDTKERVSRILQMHANHREDIPEVLAGNVVAAVGLKATTTGDTLCDEAHPVILESIKFPEPVISVAVEPKTRADEEKLGAALAKLAEEDPTFKIRFDSETAQTIISGMGELHLEIITDRLLREFKVEANVGRPQVAYRETIRKAAEAEGRYIRQTGGRGQYGHVFLEVEPLPRGSGIEFVNKITGGAIPREFISPVEAGLREAAEGGVLAGYPIVDVRATLTDGSFHEVDSSEMAFKIAGSIAFKAAAERGRPVLLEPMMKVEVVTPDQYMGDVIGDLNARRGRISAMEQRGALRIIGAEVPLSEMFGYATALRSNTQGRATYTMEFSHYEEVPNNIAETLVARAGVG